CAGAGTTTCCCGATGCCATCGATAACATCagtaaaaagaagaagctgtgCGCACACCGACCCCAGTATGAGGTTCGATGATTCAGGAGGAAATGAATATTTCCACTCGGAGCGAATGTTGCCTTCTTTTAAGGGGTTGTGCCGAGACTCTCCATCCTTGACTCTGTCCACTAAGAATTCGACGGCCGTCTGATGGAGGAGGTAGATTCTGTCGTCAACGATGGATACAAAAAGACCACAGAGTTCTCGAATCCAAGTGTGAAGCCGTTCTTTCGGTTCGATATTCAGTTGGCTGTACAAGGTGTGATCCTTCTCGATGATCATTGCCGCAGCCATCTCCTTCAACCTCAGCGGCCTTTTTGCCGCCAGAACCATGTGCAGTAACTTCCTAGCCTTGTTCTTGTCTGGGCTCCTGGAGAGGATTTTTTCGTATGCATCATCCACCGTCGCGGGAATGTTCCTGATATGCTCCTCGATCTGGGCGGAAGAATGACCGGCACAGTTTTCAAGCACTTCAAAGACCAAATAGACCCAGAGATATGTCCGGTTCGACTTTCGCAACATCTCTCTCCTCATAACCCTCTCTTGTGGCTCTGCGAGCTGTAGCTTCGTGCACAGCTGGGTTATTCGAGCCCCGACGACCAAGTCAATCTCTCTTGCAATCTTCTCCGACTCGGACTGGTCCTCTCCCCGCAAATGAATCATTGGGAGCTGCGTCTGTACACCATGGAAGCCTCGCTCGATGTTCACATAAGGACGGCTTGTCACCAGAAACTTGAGTCTCGTATTGGTGCCCTTTTCGAGATAAAAGTCATTGAGCGTCTCGACCAGCAAGCGCCGGTCTCGTTCCTCGCATTCGTCAAGTGCGTCCAGGACACAAACAATTTGACCGCTTCCATGGTCTCTTGAAGCCGAAACTAAGATATGCCAAAGATCGCGAAAAGAatcgaggagcttgtcgcCGTCTTCGCCAAACTGTGTGAGGATGGAGTCCTGCAAGAGGGCTGGCTTCTCTTTAAAGAGCTGCCGCAAAAGGCAGCACAGTGCTCCAACTGCACTCCTTTGGTCTTCAAAGTCGTCTTTGAAAAAGAAGTAGCACGTtatggaagaagatgagcccTGTAGGACTTCATCTACGAGATACCTTGACAGAACGGATTTCCCACATCCGGGGTCTGCAGTAACCCAGAGGAGGCCACAGGTTTTCCCATCCTTCCAGTCTTAAAACCGATCATGGCTTGTGAACCATTCGCAGGTGCCTTGAACACGCCAGGGGTTTCTGTCTTTGGCATCACGGTATAAAGACTTGTACAGGTTCCTCAGGAACTTTGTGACCTGCTTGGCTCGCTCGgctttcttcttcatctcgaaTTGATCTTGGCCTGATCATCTAGTCAGTGAGGGTTCGATGATTTCATGAATACTACTGATGATTCTGAATTCCCTAATACGACCATCTGATTACACTTGAGTGACACCCCTTGGGGCACAAGGAAGCCCGAGTACGGAGACGTGGACTAGTTCTCCCTAAGTCCAGTAAAGCGTTTTTCCAATGCTCCATCCACGGGATCTTCTTGGGGAACTGTAACCAACTCACCATTCGCGATGGCACTTTCGTAAAGGTCTTGAAGGTTGGCCTGGACGAGCTTGAAGTTATCCAGGTCCAGTTGACTTGTTCCGAACTTGCAAACACCTCCATGGCTCGCCTGGAGTGAAACCACATTCTCGTGCTTTCCTGGGAGGCCGAACGATGTACTCTCCCTAGGGACGACCTGGGTCAGGGTCAGTGAAACTTCAACCAAATACGACAAAAATTTACGTACAGTGTCCAATGCGCCCCAGAAGGAAACTATGGGGTACTCCAAAAGGCGGTGCCTCCAATGCTCGTGCATCAAGTCGCTGAACATGCTGCCCGACTTGATCGTTTCCAGAATATTGTCGCCTTTCTGGAACCCCAACTCCAGGGCGATCTTGGCAGCGACCTTGCCAATGTTTACAAGAGACTGTTTTCCGCCATCATGGGGAGTAGCAAAGAATGCGAGTCCCTGTGTGGCATCCTTGATGTCCTCGTACTTTTCATTATTGTGCGCGTTGATCAGAGCCTGCTTAATCAAGAGGCCTCCAAGGCTGTggccaagcagcagcaacggccGTCGCGGTGTCTTCCTCCTGTCGATTCTCAATTCCTCTAAAAAGCCATTCACCTTGTCGATAAAGGTGGTGCGGTCCTTTCCATACACTGCCGTCGAATTGTACTCATAGAGAAATATTCGGGCGCGAGGCAGCTCTTTGGGGAGCTCGTCACGGAGCCAGAGCTTGCCTTCGGGGCCAGATGGAGTTCGCCATGTGTCCCAGGCATGCTCTTGGTCAGGTTTGCTCCGGGGGTTCAGTCCATGGACCGCGACGATGCTGGGGCAGGTTAGAAATGGATATCGGGAAGCAGACTCTCAGCACATACTCAACAATCGCCTCATCCTCCGCTGTCTTTTCCGGGTCTGGATAAAGTTGTCTCAAGGGCTACAGTTTCAGGTCAGCAACTATTCCAAATGATTCATAAACATTTGATTCCGTATGGGCGTTTTCTACACCGTTATCTGCAAGCTTTACGCCCTAACTAGCCCCAACCCGGCTCTGGGCGCCAACTCAGGCAACCGTAGCCTGGACCCTTGAGCTTTTGGAGATCAAGATATAGGTATAGTAAGGATCGCTCTCGGTAGACAATAGTGTGACAACGAATTGTAACTTGGGCACTCACCATTGAACTAGCTCCCTCTAGAGGTATTCCTGCAGGAGAGGGAAAcaaagagaagaggagaaagaaaaaagccACAATGAGAGGGGTAACGGCTGAAAACTGGTTGCCTTTAATTGCCGAGCCTGATTTGAGACGCATCTCGACGCGCCTTGGACCTGTCAGCTGAACTCTGCCAAGTGTCGAGTCGACCAGGATTACGAACCAATAGCGGTTGCAGTTGATGGTGACAAGGCAGTCCAGCCGCCTTATGGTAAAACATGGCGCAGAGAGGCCAACAACACATTGGGGGCTCTTCAGACTTATTGATGGGCAAAGGAGAAAAGAGCCTCGGGTCTGGTCGGGGTGCTGTTGGGACAGCAAGGCTAATATCACAACTTCTCAAAAGTCAGAATAGCATCCCTGAGTATTTAATAGAAGCACGTATATCTATGAGATATCGAGATAATCACCCGTGATAATGATGGCTCAGTTCTCCAAGAGCTGAGCTGGAGCCAAGCCATACACAGGATAGCGGGTTATCAGAGATCGCATCTATAATCCATGGCCCCTTTTATCTTCGGATGATCGTTTGATTATTCTGATTTTGTGATTCAATATTACTCACCGAAACTTGCCCCTTCTCAGTTATTTGAACCTTAAGCACCATAACAGAGTGATCCGGGTTTGCCCTCGATGCTCAGTATTCGTCCTTGGTATTGATTGGTTGACTCAACGCCAGTTCACTCTCTTCCAAGAACCCTTCTCATTCTCTCGGCGGTCTTGGTTATTTGATCTTTTCGGGCTCAATTGGAGGGCAAGGTGCCCAATGGCTAGGGCAAAGGGATAGAGTAATCCGTCCTGGACAGAGGTTCA
The window above is part of the Fusarium falciforme chromosome 3, complete sequence genome. Proteins encoded here:
- a CDS encoding NACHT domain-containing protein, which produces MPLRQLYPDPEKTAEDEAIVDIVAVHGLNPRSKPDQEHAWDTWRTPSGPEGKLWLRDELPKELPRARIFLYEYNSTAVYGKDRTTFIDKVNGFLEELRIDRRKTPRRPLLLLGHSLGGLLIKQALINAHNNEKYEDIKDATQGLAFFATPHDGGKQSLVNIGKVAAKIALELGFQKGDNILETIKSGSMFSDLMHEHWRHRLLEYPIVSFWGALDTVVPRESTSFGLPGKHENVVSLQASHGGVCKFGTSQLDLDNFKLVQANLQDLYESAIANGQDQFEMKKKAERAKQVTKFLRNLYKSLYHDFEDQRSAVGALCCLLRQLFKEKPALLQDSILTQFGEDGDKLLDSFRDLWHILVSASRDHGSGQIVCVLDALDECEERDRRLLVETLNDFYLEKGTNTRLKFLVTSRPYVNIERGFHGVQTQLPMIHLRGEDQSESEKIAREIDLVVGARITQLCTKLQLAEPQERVMRREMLRKSNRTYLWVYLVFEVLENCAGHSSAQIEEHIRNIPATVDDAYEKILSRSPDKNKARKLLHMVLAAKRPLRLKEMAAAMIIEKDHTLYSQLNIEPKERLHTWIRELCGLFVSIVDDRIYLLHQTAVEFLVDRVKDGESRHNPLKEGNIRSEWKYSFPPESSNLILGSVCAQLLLFTDVIDGIGKLCDPSLRIVRMSLEFLDEKYPLLSYSVDYWADHLGDASSTKDLPLSNMLQLCSGSESACVVPSPGLFHYFYRHAKALTPLVVASILGLAAVTRHLLKLESTDANEGDPIFKLPPLFWAVSGRRQVVLDTFIEAENRYQKRMHRLKRLFRGRYVDFDIWHEDKRGLGPEGTPTPLGWAVGFGEESVVEKLLATESVTVTKEMLFEAARKDHEDILRALLDTGQVSVRCKSKNGRRLLNWALRYRAVRVTKYLLDTGKFEVDTEMRPWKGELSGLAYAAKGGADELLRLLLATDKADIDFQDEASQGRTALSFAAEAGAQECVRLLLATDKVIVDSRDRKDRIPLYYAADRGHEGVARQLVAMKANINLKDQYGYSPFLLAASRGSVSEGVVRQMLAMA